From a region of the Sander lucioperca isolate FBNREF2018 chromosome 8, SLUC_FBN_1.2, whole genome shotgun sequence genome:
- the sytl5 gene encoding synaptotagmin-like protein 5 isoform X2, which produces MEQVGEDLNLSFLLEHERDIILKVLQKDEKLRKREEKRIRKLKNELLEIKRKGSRRAQELGERQCARCLKSLGLIFDRGDLCKECQLRICSDCRVTNPKARQWRCNVCAKISELKVVTGEWFLEERSKRFEQGVPSGDVIKQTIMSSPIIPDKKSTENQSATCESERPDTPKSNRSAILNIVDGARRKGRMKMDKKGSRPTLKPENGVDSVSVKSALDGDAHSVRSVCSAQSPRSNRGGAVALESSGMPTVPNNLRSQTPDRSSITSDNRRPDGAESIASVHSSDSAPEKKATGHHRTNSDAPTISVSRASVSSDHSRSEMDLSAPGSEPSDDALSLRSHSVPRLNKAEFSDEDAEEDIDALMSAHSKTANRRLSNALSTSSTPGSERRWGYLNVPDSDAETSSINSMMSMYSETGDYGNARVSGEILLNITYSYKTGALNVLVKECHNLATGDEKRQRTDTYVKTYLLPDMSRQSKRKTSIKPNTINPVFNENLRYVISHTQLETRTLQVSVWHHDRFGHNSFLGEVELTFDSWEFDSQIEEWYALQPKVENNIDSTMQYKGELTVVLKYIPAEKNLMLPLDQVQVKKGFLKSKKKSSFTLPKGGMVELLVKGAKNLTAVKSGGTSDPFVKGYLLPDSNKSTKHKTVVERRTVNPQWNHTFTYCGLQPGDLNNVCLELTVWDKEALASNVFLGGVRLGAGTGTSYGNEVDWMDSYGEEQRLWQRMIENPEVPHECTLMLRSSMRKCNT; this is translated from the exons ATGGAGCAGGTCGGGGAGGATTTGAACCTCTCCTTTCTGCTGGAACATGAAAGAGACATTATCCTGAAAGTGCTGCAGAAAGATGAGAAATTGAGGAAACGAGAGGAGAAAAGGATACG GAAGCTGAAGAATGAGCTGCTGGAGATCAAACGAAAAGGTTCCCGTCGAGCCCAGGAGCTGGGGGAGCGACAGTGCGCTCGTTGCCTGAAGAGTTTGGGCCTCATCTTTGACCGTGGAGATCTCTGCAAGGAGTGTCAACTACGCATCTGCAGCGACTGCCGTGTAACAAATCCCAAAGCACGCCAGTGGAGGTGTAACGTTTGTGCCAAGATCTC GGAGCTGAAGGTGGTAACAGGAGAGTGGTTCCTAGAGGAGCGGTCCAAGCGCTTTGAGCAGGGAGTGCCAAGTGGTGACGTGATCAAACAGACAATCATGAGTAGCCCAATCA TCCCAGACAAAAAGTCAACAGAAAACCAGTCAGCCACTTGTGAGTCAGAGAGACCCGACACCCCGAAATCCAACAGAAGTGCAATACTCAACATTGTGGATGGTGCCAGGAGGAAAGG aaggaTGAAGATGGATAAAAAAGGCAGCCGACCGACCTTAAAGCCGGAGAACGGAGTCGACAGCGTCAGTGTCAAATCTGCTTTGGATGGAGATGCTCATAGCGTACGGAGTGTTTGCTCTGCTCAGAGTCCACGTTCAAACAG GGGTGGTGCGGTGGCCTTGGAGTCCTCGGGGATGCCTACGGTACCCAACAACCTGCGTTCCCAAACTCCGGACAGATCCTCCATTACGAGCGATAACCGGAGG CCTGACGGAGCGGAGAGCATTGCCAGTGTACACTCCAGTGACAGTGCGCCTGAGAAAAAAGCTACAGGCCATCACAGGACGAATTCGGATGCCCCGACCATTTCTGTGTCCAGGGCCTCGGTTTCATCAG ATCACAGTCGCTCAGAGATGGACCTGTCAGCTCCTGGTTCTGAACCCAGTGACGACGCCCTCAGTCTCAGGAGCCATTCAGTCCCCAGGCTCAACAAAGCA GAGTTTTCTGATGAGGATGCGGAGGAAGACATTGATGCCCTGATGTCGGCTCACAGCAAGACTGCCAACCGACGCCTAAGCAATGCGCTGTCAACG TCTTCCACCCCTGGCTCAGAGAGAAGGTGGGGGTACCTCAATGTCCCCGACTCAGATGCTGAGACT AGTAGTATAAACAGCATGATGAGCATGTACAGTGAGACTGGTGACTATGGCAACGCCCGGGTGAGCGGCGAGATCCTGCTGAACATCACCTACAGCTACAAAACCGGGGCTCTCAACGTCCTGGTGAAAGAGTGTCACAACCTGGCAACAGGAGATGAGAAGAGGCAACGCACAGACAC TTATGTAAAGACTTACCTGCTGCCAGATATGTCAAGACAGAGCAAGAGGAAGACGAGCATCAAGCCCAACACCATTAACCCTGTTTTCAATGAGAACCTGAGG TACGTGATCAGCCACACGCAACTGGAGACTCGAACCCTGCAGGTCTCCGTGTGGCACCACGACCGGTTTGGACACAACAGCTTCCTGGGAGAGGTGGAGCTGACCTTTGACTCCTGGGAGTTTGATTCCCAGATAGAGGAGTGGTACGCCCTGCAGCCCAAG gtggagAACAATATAGACTCCACAATGCAGTATAAAGGAGAACTGACTGTCGTGTTGAAGTACATACCTGCAGAGAAGAACCTCATGCTGCCGCTGGACCAAGTACAAG TGAAGAAAGGGTTCCTGAAAAGCAAGAAGAAGAGCAGCTTCACTCTGCCTAAAGGGGGCATGGTTGAGCTCCTGGTCAAAGGAGCCAAAAATCTAACTGCTGTCAAGTCTGGAGGCACTTCAGATCCTTTTGTGAAAGG ATACCTCCTCCCTGACAGCAACAAGTCAACCAAGCACAAGACGGTGGTGGAGCGACGCACTGTGAACCCGCAGTGGAACCACACCTTTACCTACTGCGGGCTGCAGCCAGGAGACCTCAACAACGTCTGCCTGGAACTCAC
- the sytl5 gene encoding synaptotagmin-like protein 5 isoform X3, whose translation MEQVGEDLNLSFLLEHERDIILKVLQKDEKLRKREEKRIRKLKNELLEIKRKGSRRAQELGERQCARCLKSLGLIFDRGDLCKECQLRICSDCRVTNPKARQWRCNVCAKISELKVVTGEWFLEERSKRFEQGVPSGDVIKQTIMSSPIIPDKKSTENQSATCESERPDTPKSNRSAILNIVDGARRKGRMKMDKKGSRPTLKPENGVDSVSVKSALDGDAHSVRSVCSAQSPRSNRGGAVALESSGMPTVPNNLRSQTPDRSSITSDNRRVRPDGAESIASVHSSDSAPEKKATGHHRTNSDAPTISVSRASVSSDHSRSEMDLSAPGSEPSDDALSLRSHSVPRLNKAEFSDEDAEEDIDALMSAHSKTANRRLSNALSTSSINSMMSMYSETGDYGNARVSGEILLNITYSYKTGALNVLVKECHNLATGDEKRQRTDTYVKTYLLPDMSRQSKRKTSIKPNTINPVFNENLRYVISHTQLETRTLQVSVWHHDRFGHNSFLGEVELTFDSWEFDSQIEEWYALQPKVENNIDSTMQYKGELTVVLKYIPAEKNLMLPLDQVQVKKGFLKSKKKSSFTLPKGGMVELLVKGAKNLTAVKSGGTSDPFVKGYLLPDSNKSTKHKTVVERRTVNPQWNHTFTYCGLQPGDLNNVCLELTVWDKEALASNVFLGGVRLGAGTGTSYGNEVDWMDSYGEEQRLWQRMIENPEVPHECTLMLRSSMRKCNT comes from the exons ATGGAGCAGGTCGGGGAGGATTTGAACCTCTCCTTTCTGCTGGAACATGAAAGAGACATTATCCTGAAAGTGCTGCAGAAAGATGAGAAATTGAGGAAACGAGAGGAGAAAAGGATACG GAAGCTGAAGAATGAGCTGCTGGAGATCAAACGAAAAGGTTCCCGTCGAGCCCAGGAGCTGGGGGAGCGACAGTGCGCTCGTTGCCTGAAGAGTTTGGGCCTCATCTTTGACCGTGGAGATCTCTGCAAGGAGTGTCAACTACGCATCTGCAGCGACTGCCGTGTAACAAATCCCAAAGCACGCCAGTGGAGGTGTAACGTTTGTGCCAAGATCTC GGAGCTGAAGGTGGTAACAGGAGAGTGGTTCCTAGAGGAGCGGTCCAAGCGCTTTGAGCAGGGAGTGCCAAGTGGTGACGTGATCAAACAGACAATCATGAGTAGCCCAATCA TCCCAGACAAAAAGTCAACAGAAAACCAGTCAGCCACTTGTGAGTCAGAGAGACCCGACACCCCGAAATCCAACAGAAGTGCAATACTCAACATTGTGGATGGTGCCAGGAGGAAAGG aaggaTGAAGATGGATAAAAAAGGCAGCCGACCGACCTTAAAGCCGGAGAACGGAGTCGACAGCGTCAGTGTCAAATCTGCTTTGGATGGAGATGCTCATAGCGTACGGAGTGTTTGCTCTGCTCAGAGTCCACGTTCAAACAG GGGTGGTGCGGTGGCCTTGGAGTCCTCGGGGATGCCTACGGTACCCAACAACCTGCGTTCCCAAACTCCGGACAGATCCTCCATTACGAGCGATAACCGGAGGGTCAGG CCTGACGGAGCGGAGAGCATTGCCAGTGTACACTCCAGTGACAGTGCGCCTGAGAAAAAAGCTACAGGCCATCACAGGACGAATTCGGATGCCCCGACCATTTCTGTGTCCAGGGCCTCGGTTTCATCAG ATCACAGTCGCTCAGAGATGGACCTGTCAGCTCCTGGTTCTGAACCCAGTGACGACGCCCTCAGTCTCAGGAGCCATTCAGTCCCCAGGCTCAACAAAGCA GAGTTTTCTGATGAGGATGCGGAGGAAGACATTGATGCCCTGATGTCGGCTCACAGCAAGACTGCCAACCGACGCCTAAGCAATGCGCTGTCAACG AGTAGTATAAACAGCATGATGAGCATGTACAGTGAGACTGGTGACTATGGCAACGCCCGGGTGAGCGGCGAGATCCTGCTGAACATCACCTACAGCTACAAAACCGGGGCTCTCAACGTCCTGGTGAAAGAGTGTCACAACCTGGCAACAGGAGATGAGAAGAGGCAACGCACAGACAC TTATGTAAAGACTTACCTGCTGCCAGATATGTCAAGACAGAGCAAGAGGAAGACGAGCATCAAGCCCAACACCATTAACCCTGTTTTCAATGAGAACCTGAGG TACGTGATCAGCCACACGCAACTGGAGACTCGAACCCTGCAGGTCTCCGTGTGGCACCACGACCGGTTTGGACACAACAGCTTCCTGGGAGAGGTGGAGCTGACCTTTGACTCCTGGGAGTTTGATTCCCAGATAGAGGAGTGGTACGCCCTGCAGCCCAAG gtggagAACAATATAGACTCCACAATGCAGTATAAAGGAGAACTGACTGTCGTGTTGAAGTACATACCTGCAGAGAAGAACCTCATGCTGCCGCTGGACCAAGTACAAG TGAAGAAAGGGTTCCTGAAAAGCAAGAAGAAGAGCAGCTTCACTCTGCCTAAAGGGGGCATGGTTGAGCTCCTGGTCAAAGGAGCCAAAAATCTAACTGCTGTCAAGTCTGGAGGCACTTCAGATCCTTTTGTGAAAGG ATACCTCCTCCCTGACAGCAACAAGTCAACCAAGCACAAGACGGTGGTGGAGCGACGCACTGTGAACCCGCAGTGGAACCACACCTTTACCTACTGCGGGCTGCAGCCAGGAGACCTCAACAACGTCTGCCTGGAACTCAC
- the sytl5 gene encoding synaptotagmin-like protein 5 isoform X1, with translation MEQVGEDLNLSFLLEHERDIILKVLQKDEKLRKREEKRIRKLKNELLEIKRKGSRRAQELGERQCARCLKSLGLIFDRGDLCKECQLRICSDCRVTNPKARQWRCNVCAKISELKVVTGEWFLEERSKRFEQGVPSGDVIKQTIMSSPIIPDKKSTENQSATCESERPDTPKSNRSAILNIVDGARRKGRMKMDKKGSRPTLKPENGVDSVSVKSALDGDAHSVRSVCSAQSPRSNRGGAVALESSGMPTVPNNLRSQTPDRSSITSDNRRVRPDGAESIASVHSSDSAPEKKATGHHRTNSDAPTISVSRASVSSDHSRSEMDLSAPGSEPSDDALSLRSHSVPRLNKAEFSDEDAEEDIDALMSAHSKTANRRLSNALSTSSTPGSERRWGYLNVPDSDAETSSINSMMSMYSETGDYGNARVSGEILLNITYSYKTGALNVLVKECHNLATGDEKRQRTDTYVKTYLLPDMSRQSKRKTSIKPNTINPVFNENLRYVISHTQLETRTLQVSVWHHDRFGHNSFLGEVELTFDSWEFDSQIEEWYALQPKVENNIDSTMQYKGELTVVLKYIPAEKNLMLPLDQVQVKKGFLKSKKKSSFTLPKGGMVELLVKGAKNLTAVKSGGTSDPFVKGYLLPDSNKSTKHKTVVERRTVNPQWNHTFTYCGLQPGDLNNVCLELTVWDKEALASNVFLGGVRLGAGTGTSYGNEVDWMDSYGEEQRLWQRMIENPEVPHECTLMLRSSMRKCNT, from the exons ATGGAGCAGGTCGGGGAGGATTTGAACCTCTCCTTTCTGCTGGAACATGAAAGAGACATTATCCTGAAAGTGCTGCAGAAAGATGAGAAATTGAGGAAACGAGAGGAGAAAAGGATACG GAAGCTGAAGAATGAGCTGCTGGAGATCAAACGAAAAGGTTCCCGTCGAGCCCAGGAGCTGGGGGAGCGACAGTGCGCTCGTTGCCTGAAGAGTTTGGGCCTCATCTTTGACCGTGGAGATCTCTGCAAGGAGTGTCAACTACGCATCTGCAGCGACTGCCGTGTAACAAATCCCAAAGCACGCCAGTGGAGGTGTAACGTTTGTGCCAAGATCTC GGAGCTGAAGGTGGTAACAGGAGAGTGGTTCCTAGAGGAGCGGTCCAAGCGCTTTGAGCAGGGAGTGCCAAGTGGTGACGTGATCAAACAGACAATCATGAGTAGCCCAATCA TCCCAGACAAAAAGTCAACAGAAAACCAGTCAGCCACTTGTGAGTCAGAGAGACCCGACACCCCGAAATCCAACAGAAGTGCAATACTCAACATTGTGGATGGTGCCAGGAGGAAAGG aaggaTGAAGATGGATAAAAAAGGCAGCCGACCGACCTTAAAGCCGGAGAACGGAGTCGACAGCGTCAGTGTCAAATCTGCTTTGGATGGAGATGCTCATAGCGTACGGAGTGTTTGCTCTGCTCAGAGTCCACGTTCAAACAG GGGTGGTGCGGTGGCCTTGGAGTCCTCGGGGATGCCTACGGTACCCAACAACCTGCGTTCCCAAACTCCGGACAGATCCTCCATTACGAGCGATAACCGGAGGGTCAGG CCTGACGGAGCGGAGAGCATTGCCAGTGTACACTCCAGTGACAGTGCGCCTGAGAAAAAAGCTACAGGCCATCACAGGACGAATTCGGATGCCCCGACCATTTCTGTGTCCAGGGCCTCGGTTTCATCAG ATCACAGTCGCTCAGAGATGGACCTGTCAGCTCCTGGTTCTGAACCCAGTGACGACGCCCTCAGTCTCAGGAGCCATTCAGTCCCCAGGCTCAACAAAGCA GAGTTTTCTGATGAGGATGCGGAGGAAGACATTGATGCCCTGATGTCGGCTCACAGCAAGACTGCCAACCGACGCCTAAGCAATGCGCTGTCAACG TCTTCCACCCCTGGCTCAGAGAGAAGGTGGGGGTACCTCAATGTCCCCGACTCAGATGCTGAGACT AGTAGTATAAACAGCATGATGAGCATGTACAGTGAGACTGGTGACTATGGCAACGCCCGGGTGAGCGGCGAGATCCTGCTGAACATCACCTACAGCTACAAAACCGGGGCTCTCAACGTCCTGGTGAAAGAGTGTCACAACCTGGCAACAGGAGATGAGAAGAGGCAACGCACAGACAC TTATGTAAAGACTTACCTGCTGCCAGATATGTCAAGACAGAGCAAGAGGAAGACGAGCATCAAGCCCAACACCATTAACCCTGTTTTCAATGAGAACCTGAGG TACGTGATCAGCCACACGCAACTGGAGACTCGAACCCTGCAGGTCTCCGTGTGGCACCACGACCGGTTTGGACACAACAGCTTCCTGGGAGAGGTGGAGCTGACCTTTGACTCCTGGGAGTTTGATTCCCAGATAGAGGAGTGGTACGCCCTGCAGCCCAAG gtggagAACAATATAGACTCCACAATGCAGTATAAAGGAGAACTGACTGTCGTGTTGAAGTACATACCTGCAGAGAAGAACCTCATGCTGCCGCTGGACCAAGTACAAG TGAAGAAAGGGTTCCTGAAAAGCAAGAAGAAGAGCAGCTTCACTCTGCCTAAAGGGGGCATGGTTGAGCTCCTGGTCAAAGGAGCCAAAAATCTAACTGCTGTCAAGTCTGGAGGCACTTCAGATCCTTTTGTGAAAGG ATACCTCCTCCCTGACAGCAACAAGTCAACCAAGCACAAGACGGTGGTGGAGCGACGCACTGTGAACCCGCAGTGGAACCACACCTTTACCTACTGCGGGCTGCAGCCAGGAGACCTCAACAACGTCTGCCTGGAACTCAC
- the LOC116046585 gene encoding dynein light chain Tctex-type 3, with protein MEEYNSGDEVVFNADEVNISVKECIEGVIGGTDYNQSKVNQWTASIVEHSLTHLVKQGRPFKYIVNCAVMQKSSAGLHTANSCYWDTATDGSCTVRWENRTMYCVVSVFAVAVAL; from the exons ATGGAGGAATATAACTCTGGAGATGAG GTTGTCTTCAATGCCGACGAGGTTAATATCTCAGTTAAAGag TGTATCGAAGGTGTTATTGGTGGAACAGATTACAACCAGAGTAAAGTGAACCAGTGGACGGCCAGTATAGTGGAGCACTCTCTGACTCACCTGGTAAAACAAGGACGGCCGTTCAAATACATAG TAAACTGTGCGGTCATGCAGAAGAGCAGCGCTGGTCTCCACACAGCCAACTCCTGCTACTGGGACACTGCCACTGATG GAAGCTGCACAGTGAGGTGGGAGAATCGCACCATGTACTGTGTGGTCAGTGTGTTTGCTGTTGCTGTGGCGCTGTGa